ataatttaattgaaaatttgtagattAAAACATACGTAAGTGGGCTATTAAAATGTTCACCTGTCaatgaacattttataatttaatgattttaccTACTTAAatgtagtattttaaaaattcattccttttttattttacaattttaaaaatttaactatttaaacttAAAACCTTCCACAGTGAGCCTCAATCATTTTAAACCTGAAAGTTCTTGCACTCGAATTTTcttaccataatttttttaaaaatgattttgaagtattttatactcAAAGCTAAACTGAAGTATCTAacctatttcaaattattgtttggGTAGTGTTATTCTACATCAAAAGCTTAGTAGAAAAGTTTTATGATAGATCCAGATAAAATGAAAACTGCTTTTTATGGATGTTTTTGTatgtaagaaaatgtttttttgttgccATTCAAAGTATTCAAGCCTTTTTGCGCTAGACTTTTCTTTGTTATTTATCACTTTAGGAAAGTTTCTAAACGGTTTAAATATtggaagaaaaaaagtatttaccaCTTCTTAAAGcaagtaaaattcaattatttgttctaaatatttatcattattgtttAGGAAATGTTATTCCATATTAAAcagtattataaaagaatgagTGCATAATTAatcgaaaaaatcgaaaactgtatgTTTTATGGCGGTTTTTGTATAGCAGAAATCGTTTTTTGTCATCaaagttattaaagcgttttgTCTCTCGACCTGCCTATATTGCTTATTACTTTTAAataggttttaaacattttaaatacgcAAAGAAATTAATGATGAAGctctttttaaataagtaacattTAATTCTATTTCTGCACAAAAATAAATCAGGAATATTCTTTCTGCAGAGCAGCATTGAGTTTAACAACTTTTAGATTGAAGATATCAAGGCCACGCTTCGTGATCATACAACTTTATTCGaatagttgcaaatttttatattaaaagtgttcTGGAAATTGAATACTACATTTACTAAATATTCGAAATCAGacagtaatttaaaattagtaattaaaaattatacaagtgtAATTGAGAACCTTAGGATTTGAACGCTTTTAAATGTCAGTGCttaaacttcaataatttcaatttaaagctgAAAGCGTTTAAGATTCATTAATGTAGATATAATGTAAGGTAACGGTATTAAACTCCTGACAATTGAACGATCTTTAGTCGAAAAcgttaataaaatattaagaattgaaacgttagaaattgaaaaatggtgcaattgaaaattgacaaatatcaTAAAAGGAAAGTGAATCTTTATTTATATCTTTTAGGTGGATTGGTACGCAGGATATGAGCAGTTTGTCAAGCGCAACCTGACTCTGCTCCCCGAACAGCAAGTGATCCAGCAGCAGCATCAACAGCTGGCGCAGCCCCAGGCAGACATCATGACGTCTATGTTCGATCAGCAGATAAAAAGTGAACCGATGGGATTTTATTCAGTGGCCTCGAGTCGCTCAGATGGTTCCAATTCGATGGTTAACCTCTCGGACGATCGGGAGGAACTTTCACAGCAGGAAGGCCATCTTCAGCAACAGGAGAGTCATCTGCAGCAGCAGGAGGCACATCTGCAGCAGGAGGGACATCTGCATCAACGGGAGGGACATCTTCAGCAGCAAGATGGACATCTGCAGCAGCAAAATTTGCAGGCTCATCAGCAACAACACGAGCAGCATGAGCAACATGAGGATCAACAACAGGGACAGAGTGTCTCGCCAAGTCGCCAGTCCACTGGACAGCAAACTGTCAAAGAAGGCTCGAGATCTAAACCTCAGCCTTGTAAAGTCTGTGGCAAAGTTTTATCCTCTGCGAGTTCTTATTACGTCCACATGAAACTTCACTCGGGGAATAAACCGTATCATTGCACGGTTTGCGAGGCTAGCTTCTGCAGAAAGCCATACCTCGAGGTTCACATGAGGACTCACACCGGGGAGAGACCTTTCCAGTGTGAACTGTGTCTCAAAAGATTCACGCAGAAAAGCAGCTTGAATACGCACAAGCGTGTACACACGGGTGAACGACCCTACGCTTGTGACATTTGTCAGAAGAGATTTGCTGTTAAGAGTTATGTTACGGCGCATCGTTGGAGTCATGTTGCCGAGAAACCACTTGTTTGTGACAGGTACTTCTACTTTTGGTTTTTAAAGGATGGTGTTTTTTTATTCGATATTTGATTCGCATTTTTTACTGCCACCCAGGCCTCGACCTCACCACACTATTGATATTATTTGCTACTTTTATGCTAATGCCGCTATTTCATTACTTTTCCTTGAAACAAATTCTGGAATTTCCTAGCTAATTGACTAAAATATTATCTCAGCCTCTCTCTACCTTAATTAATTTTTGCGGACtaaatttttctcgtaaatttaTTTAGAGGTCATCCAAAAATAACGTTagaatgtttgttaaattttcaacgaaaaaaagatgagtttttaacaacaaaaatataatagttgagatttttaaagttgaatctttaagcaaaacagattttcaaccaaacagttgcattttcaagaaaaaagatgagctttcaacaaaattgtagaattaaacaaaaatcctaacaaaatgtattcattttatagccaaatagttggattttcaatcaaagagagaTTAGTTTCAcaccagaaaatacgatttttcaaccaaataaatattttgatttacatagcagtcgaatttttaaactaaaacaatctattttcatccaaaaatggagtagttatatttttatttgagagaattaattttcaaatttaaaaaagtgaaccttttttacaaaacagtttaattttgtacgaagTAGGTGAGTTCCCTTCCAAATTGTTAAACTCTTGAGACAAAaagactgaatttttaataaaaactc
This DNA window, taken from Belonocnema kinseyi isolate 2016_QV_RU_SX_M_011 chromosome 9, B_treatae_v1, whole genome shotgun sequence, encodes the following:
- the LOC117180524 gene encoding zinc finger protein OZF-like — protein: MNVSSLQVDWYAGYEQFVKRNLTLLPEQQVIQQQHQQLAQPQADIMTSMFDQQIKSEPMGFYSVASSRSDGSNSMVNLSDDREELSQQEGHLQQQESHLQQQEAHLQQEGHLHQREGHLQQQDGHLQQQNLQAHQQQHEQHEQHEDQQQGQSVSPSRQSTGQQTVKEGSRSKPQPCKVCGKVLSSASSYYVHMKLHSGNKPYHCTVCEASFCRKPYLEVHMRTHTGERPFQCELCLKRFTQKSSLNTHKRVHTGERPYACDICQKRFAVKSYVTAHRWSHVAEKPLVCDRCSLTFTSKSQFAIHIRTHTASTTFECNICGRTFVRDSYLIRHQNRVHRELNQNNANHNPATPQSSGGGTPGTGFESPVCDLRYNEGPSSLDGLGPSKGGIAAEIASLAKQNSLQLPLPLLHPQTTN